From the Ruania alkalisoli genome, one window contains:
- a CDS encoding ABC transporter permease — MSTLSAMRSARGSGRSGQLVGTLSVLAVVLLAWQFLPTALGTPSYVVPVLSDVLNALFDPEAFPRYLSNAGATMTEVLLGLGIGVALGLALAVTLAQLPRVYGVVFPYIVAIESIPKVAVAPLFVIWFGFGLPSKVVVVVLLAFFPVLVNTIHGLRSVDKDQIDLFRVNGASPLQLRMRLMIPAALPQIFSGLELAVANSMIGAIVAEFVGAQEGLGVLILQAQGRMETAAVFALLIILSALGIALNVLVRTVRKVVVNWEGR; from the coding sequence ATGAGCACTCTCTCCGCGATGCGCAGTGCCCGCGGGAGTGGGCGCAGCGGTCAGCTGGTCGGCACCCTCTCGGTACTGGCCGTCGTGCTGCTCGCCTGGCAGTTCCTCCCGACGGCGCTCGGCACCCCCAGCTACGTCGTACCGGTCCTCAGTGACGTGCTGAACGCGCTGTTCGACCCCGAAGCGTTCCCGCGCTATCTCAGCAACGCCGGTGCGACGATGACCGAGGTGCTCCTCGGGCTGGGTATCGGTGTGGCGCTCGGCTTGGCGCTGGCAGTCACCCTGGCCCAGCTGCCGCGCGTGTACGGGGTGGTCTTTCCCTACATCGTGGCGATCGAGTCCATCCCGAAGGTCGCCGTCGCGCCGCTGTTCGTGATCTGGTTCGGCTTCGGCCTGCCCTCGAAGGTGGTGGTCGTGGTGCTGCTGGCGTTCTTCCCGGTGCTGGTCAACACCATCCACGGGCTGCGCAGCGTGGACAAGGACCAGATCGACCTCTTCCGCGTGAACGGGGCCTCGCCGTTGCAACTGCGGATGCGGCTGATGATCCCCGCGGCGCTCCCACAGATCTTCAGCGGTCTCGAACTGGCCGTCGCCAACTCGATGATCGGGGCGATCGTGGCCGAGTTCGTCGGCGCTCAGGAGGGCCTAGGCGTACTCATCCTGCAGGCGCAGGGGCGGATGGAGACCGCTGCGGTGTTTGCGCTCCTGATCAT
- a CDS encoding ABC transporter ATP-binding protein — MTISPIVELEQLGKVYPTRTGDVTALTDVDLRIDDGEFVAIVGPSGCGKTTLLKILAGLEHHTSGVGTLGGRELGSGAADVGMVFQKATLLPWQDVRSNVLLPVSLQRRPSKADRAAADELLEMVGLTDFASKRPHELSGGMQQRAAICRALVHEPSMLLMDEPFGALDAMTRDLLNVEVNRIWRETHKTVVLITHSIPEAVFLAQRVIVMSPRPGRIVDQVEVPFGPERTLELLGTPEFGALCSTIRRHFEKEAAA; from the coding sequence GACGATCTCGCCCATCGTCGAGCTCGAACAACTCGGCAAGGTCTACCCGACACGCACCGGGGACGTGACTGCCCTGACCGATGTGGACCTGCGCATCGACGACGGCGAGTTCGTCGCGATCGTGGGGCCCTCCGGCTGCGGCAAGACCACGTTGCTGAAGATCCTCGCCGGCCTCGAGCACCACACCTCCGGGGTGGGAACCCTTGGCGGGCGTGAGCTGGGCAGCGGGGCAGCCGATGTCGGGATGGTCTTCCAGAAGGCCACGCTGTTGCCCTGGCAGGACGTGCGCTCGAACGTGCTGCTGCCGGTCTCGCTTCAGCGCCGGCCCAGCAAGGCAGACCGCGCGGCAGCCGATGAGCTGCTGGAGATGGTGGGCCTGACCGACTTCGCCAGCAAACGCCCGCACGAGCTCTCCGGCGGGATGCAGCAGCGGGCCGCGATCTGCCGGGCGCTCGTGCACGAACCGTCCATGTTGTTGATGGACGAACCGTTCGGGGCGTTGGATGCGATGACCCGCGATCTGCTCAACGTCGAGGTCAACCGCATCTGGCGAGAGACCCACAAGACCGTCGTGCTCATCACCCACTCCATCCCCGAGGCAGTGTTCCTCGCCCAACGGGTGATCGTGATGAGCCCCCGGCCGGGGCGAATCGTGGACCAAGTGGAGGTGCCGTTCGGCCCGGAACGCACCCTCGAGCTACTCGGCACCCCCGAGTTCGGGGCGCTGTGCTCCACCATCCGGCGTCACTTCGAGAAGGAGGCAGCAGCATGA